In a genomic window of Leishmania donovani BPK282A1 complete genome, chromosome 32:
- a CDS encoding small nuclear ribonucleoprotein, putative, whose product MPAHKTLPNLNHFMEKRIVVKIQGGRSISGVLRGVDEHMSIVLHDAMDETRNAAVSEEARLALGTTVIRGSAIVEIVSADV is encoded by the coding sequence ATGCCGGCGCACAAGACGCTTCCCAACCTCAACCACTTCATGGAGAAGCGGATTGTGGTGAAGATACAAGGTGGCCGCTCCATCtccggcgtgctgcgcggcgtcgacgagcaCATGAGCATCGTGCTACACGACGCCATGGATGAGACCCGCAACGCAGCTGTCAGCGAGGAGGCCAGGTTGGCTCTCGGCACCACCGTGATTCGTggcagcgccatcgtcgAGATCGTGAGCGCCGATGTTTGA